The following are encoded together in the Sulfurovum riftiae genome:
- a CDS encoding exo-beta-N-acetylmuramidase NamZ family protein, with product MRMNIVGFLIKVFLFLLFSTVLVAGKITLAADRPEIYLPLLDGKHVALVVNQSSLVGKKHLVDYLLKHGIKVKKIFAPEHGFRGNADAGAHVKNSRDRKTGLPIISLYGKHKKPTKNDLKGIDMIVFDIQDVGVRFYTYLSTLHYVMEAAAEQYIPVMVLDRPNPNGHYVDGPVLQRKYRSFVGLDPVPVVYGMTIGEYARMLNGEGWLKHGVKTDLRVIPLAGYTYRSRYSLPVKPSPNLPNDRAVMLYPSLAFFEGTAISAGRGTGKPFQLYGAPKYMRKKFSFVPQSRPGAKYPKYKGKRCYGVDLSRIDMQKYRSRGKLYLGYLRDAYRHYADKKHFFPNGGKFFDRLAGTDRLRHQIISGVPEADIRKSWEKDLVEFRKIRERYLLYP from the coding sequence ATGAGAATGAATATAGTAGGATTCCTAATAAAAGTTTTTCTTTTCTTACTTTTCTCTACAGTCCTTGTTGCCGGGAAGATCACTCTCGCAGCTGACAGGCCTGAAATCTATCTTCCGCTCCTTGACGGAAAGCATGTTGCATTGGTGGTAAACCAATCTTCTCTTGTTGGAAAGAAGCACCTTGTCGATTACCTGTTGAAACATGGCATCAAAGTAAAAAAGATCTTCGCCCCCGAGCATGGTTTCCGCGGTAATGCAGATGCCGGTGCACATGTCAAAAACAGTCGGGACAGAAAGACAGGGCTTCCCATCATCTCGCTTTACGGCAAACATAAAAAACCAACGAAGAATGATCTCAAAGGCATCGATATGATCGTTTTCGATATTCAGGATGTGGGTGTGCGGTTCTACACCTATCTTTCGACCCTGCATTATGTCATGGAAGCGGCGGCGGAACAGTATATTCCGGTAATGGTGCTGGACAGACCCAACCCCAACGGGCATTATGTTGACGGCCCCGTACTGCAGAGAAAATACCGTTCATTCGTCGGGCTTGACCCTGTACCCGTGGTCTACGGTATGACCATAGGAGAGTATGCCCGGATGCTCAATGGGGAGGGGTGGCTGAAGCATGGTGTAAAAACAGACCTCAGAGTCATTCCTCTGGCAGGCTATACGTACCGTAGCCGATACTCCCTTCCGGTGAAGCCTTCTCCAAATCTCCCCAATGACAGAGCAGTCATGCTTTACCCCTCGTTGGCATTCTTTGAAGGAACAGCCATCTCCGCAGGAAGGGGAACAGGCAAACCGTTCCAGCTCTATGGTGCTCCCAAATATATGCGAAAGAAATTTTCGTTCGTACCGCAGTCAAGACCCGGAGCCAAATACCCCAAATACAAAGGAAAGAGGTGCTACGGCGTAGACCTGAGCCGTATAGATATGCAAAAATACCGCAGTAGAGGGAAGTTGTACCTTGGCTACCTGAGAGATGCCTACCGTCACTATGCCGACAAAAAACATTTTTTTCCCAATGGCGGAAAGTTCTTCGACAGGCTTGCAGGGACCGACAGGCTTCGTCATCAGATCATATCAGGGGTACCGGAAGCCGATATCCGCAAAAGCTGGGAGAAAGATCTTGTGGAGTTCAGGAAGATACGGGAGAGATATCTGCTCTATCCGTGA
- a CDS encoding beta-N-acetylhexosaminidase, with product MRRFKFLLLLTAVFLLLPLFLFAGNDNNAIIPKSQRFITKQGTFHLKRESRYFSDTTLAKNAVSYLQAHLKTNAGYTLKKSGSSAKNSLQFHYAPAKIKKNEAYRLQIDTEQIIIEARDKAGFFYAVVSLMQMMDPSIWKNGGRKKTDWTLSACTIEDYPRYHWRGIMLDCSRNFFSKTYVKKFIDRMAQHKLNRFHWHLTDDEGWRIEIKRYPLLTKIGAKRGPGTKLPFSTFPAMRGPKNRVQSGYYTQNDIREIVAYAKARSVEILPEIDMPGHAKAAVVAYPKLLQDPKDKSRYHSVQKVGNNTIDPGLESSYVFLENVIAEVSRLFPFSYIHLGGDEVPKGAWAKSPAVKKLMKAKGLKNRRKVQNYFFTRMDKILAKHGKKMIAWQEVLTGRPTLRKSDIFMAWKSPKAGFKAMKQHRNIIMAPVQYLYFDQQYVRNRKEPGHTWSTPISTKKAYSFNPGTSGYLKGVEACLWSETLLNEKIADYLTWPRALALSEVAWSEQKQRSWRGFRKRVLGKGLERLKAQKIHYRPMH from the coding sequence ATGAGAAGATTCAAGTTTCTTTTACTGTTGACCGCCGTTTTTCTTTTACTGCCGCTCTTCCTTTTTGCAGGGAATGACAACAATGCCATTATTCCAAAATCACAGAGATTCATTACAAAACAGGGAACATTCCATCTCAAGAGAGAGAGCCGGTATTTCTCAGATACGACACTCGCCAAAAATGCCGTGTCCTACCTTCAAGCGCACCTGAAAACAAATGCAGGATACACACTGAAAAAAAGTGGCAGTTCCGCTAAGAACAGCCTTCAATTTCACTATGCCCCAGCAAAGATCAAAAAAAATGAAGCCTACCGTCTTCAGATAGATACAGAACAGATCATCATCGAGGCAAGAGACAAAGCAGGCTTTTTTTACGCGGTAGTTTCACTGATGCAGATGATGGACCCATCCATTTGGAAAAATGGTGGCAGAAAAAAGACCGACTGGACGCTTTCTGCCTGTACCATAGAGGACTACCCGCGGTATCACTGGCGCGGCATAATGCTCGACTGCTCCAGAAACTTCTTTTCCAAAACCTATGTCAAGAAATTCATCGACCGTATGGCTCAGCACAAACTCAACCGTTTTCACTGGCACCTGACAGATGACGAGGGGTGGCGCATAGAGATCAAACGCTATCCGCTACTCACCAAGATAGGTGCAAAACGTGGTCCGGGTACCAAACTCCCCTTCTCCACCTTCCCCGCCATGCGCGGACCGAAGAACAGGGTACAGTCTGGCTACTACACCCAAAATGACATCAGAGAGATCGTTGCCTACGCCAAGGCACGCTCAGTAGAGATACTTCCCGAGATCGATATGCCCGGCCATGCCAAGGCGGCCGTTGTCGCTTACCCCAAACTGCTTCAGGATCCCAAAGACAAAAGCCGCTACCATTCTGTCCAGAAGGTCGGTAATAATACCATCGATCCGGGTCTGGAGAGCAGCTATGTTTTTCTTGAGAATGTCATTGCCGAGGTCAGCCGGCTTTTCCCTTTCAGCTACATCCACCTGGGTGGTGACGAGGTACCCAAAGGAGCATGGGCAAAGTCTCCGGCTGTCAAGAAACTGATGAAAGCAAAAGGCCTGAAGAACAGACGGAAAGTGCAGAACTATTTTTTTACCCGTATGGACAAGATACTGGCAAAACATGGTAAAAAGATGATCGCCTGGCAGGAGGTACTTACCGGAAGACCGACACTCAGGAAAAGCGACATCTTCATGGCATGGAAAAGCCCAAAAGCCGGCTTCAAAGCCATGAAGCAGCACCGAAATATCATCATGGCCCCGGTACAGTACCTCTACTTCGATCAGCAGTATGTCAGGAACAGAAAAGAACCGGGGCATACCTGGTCCACTCCGATCAGTACGAAAAAGGCCTACAGTTTCAACCCCGGAACATCCGGCTATCTTAAGGGTGTGGAAGCCTGTCTCTGGTCGGAAACCCTACTTAATGAGAAGATTGCAGACTACCTAACCTGGCCAAGAGCACTGGCACTTTCAGAAGTAGCATGGTCAGAACAGAAGCAGCGCAGCTGGAGAGGTTTTCGAAAACGGGTTCTGGGAAAAGGGCTTGAACGCTTGAAGGCCCAGAAGATCCATTACCGTCCGATGCATTGA
- a CDS encoding diacylglycerol kinase family protein, with translation MKILSIGKTLHYNGLDITSIDTSTLSEHHDIEQYDYVIINGGDGTIRRVLKQLHGLGTLPTFILNPTGSFNVVAKIHRAPKIGDVLEMLAGGESPKTQKHHLFKMNDELFLFSAGNMGDLQHIFLSETLRFGWLKHGILKYVLAVIFLFPVHLIMTPFMLMSKTRFFIFTPLRFIRKFGSFYGEVQEIDIDLDNDYNMIELDGDIVNVKGRHLKIQKAGNVRVVTRA, from the coding sequence TTGAAGATCCTGTCCATCGGTAAAACACTACACTATAACGGACTGGATATCACTTCGATCGATACCTCCACACTCAGTGAACATCATGACATAGAGCAGTACGATTATGTCATCATCAATGGTGGTGACGGGACGATCAGACGGGTACTCAAACAGCTGCACGGTCTTGGGACTCTGCCCACCTTCATACTGAATCCTACAGGTTCCTTCAATGTCGTTGCCAAGATCCACCGTGCACCGAAGATCGGAGATGTTCTGGAAATGCTTGCAGGAGGAGAAAGCCCGAAAACCCAGAAACACCATCTGTTCAAAATGAATGACGAGCTTTTTCTCTTCTCTGCGGGGAACATGGGAGACCTCCAGCATATCTTCCTTTCTGAGACCCTGCGTTTCGGATGGCTCAAACACGGGATACTCAAATACGTCCTTGCCGTGATCTTTCTTTTTCCTGTCCATCTCATTATGACACCCTTCATGCTGATGAGCAAGACCCGTTTCTTCATCTTCACCCCCTTGCGTTTCATCAGGAAGTTCGGGAGTTTTTACGGTGAAGTACAGGAGATCGACATCGACCTGGACAATGACTACAACATGATCGAGCTTGACGGAGATATTGTCAATGTCAAAGGGAGACACCTCAAGATACAAAAAGCCGGCAATGTACGTGTAGTCACACGGGCATGA
- a CDS encoding paraquat-inducible protein A, whose protein sequence is MKIENEDALDNFVICPQCHTLHKEVLIKDGSKACCTECNSVMYRYDSRLAEHGLSLSITALIFFFVANFFPLVKIELLGSEQFITIPKTILSLFDNGFFIVGLLCAFLIFIFPLMIFLLYLLVFALLKFGTGEQLSKELLVLLSHLKPWSMSDIFLISILVALVKLIGYAQIHMGIAFWALIVFVLLDIYVTRSIHISEIWMLRKRVFLKQKSTEAAA, encoded by the coding sequence ATGAAAATTGAAAATGAAGATGCGCTTGACAATTTTGTCATCTGCCCGCAATGTCATACCCTGCATAAAGAAGTACTTATCAAAGATGGTTCCAAAGCCTGCTGTACTGAATGCAACTCTGTCATGTATCGCTATGACAGCCGTTTGGCAGAACATGGACTTTCCTTGAGCATCACGGCACTCATCTTCTTCTTCGTTGCCAATTTCTTTCCTCTGGTCAAAATCGAACTGCTTGGCAGCGAACAGTTCATTACGATCCCCAAAACGATCCTTAGTCTGTTCGATAACGGATTTTTCATCGTGGGGTTGCTTTGTGCGTTTTTGATCTTCATTTTTCCCCTGATGATCTTTCTTCTCTATCTGCTGGTTTTTGCACTGCTCAAATTCGGCACAGGAGAACAGTTGAGCAAAGAATTGTTGGTATTGCTCTCCCATCTCAAACCATGGAGTATGAGCGATATCTTTCTTATCAGCATCCTTGTAGCACTCGTCAAACTCATTGGCTATGCCCAGATCCATATGGGGATCGCCTTCTGGGCACTGATTGTTTTTGTCCTGCTTGACATCTATGTGACACGAAGTATCCATATTTCCGAGATCTGGATGCTGAGAAAAAGGGTCTTTTTAAAACAGAAGTCTACAGAGGCGGCAGCATGA
- a CDS encoding paraquat-inducible protein A, with protein sequence MIEINEKDLLRCPTCEAVNLDKGDANICRRCGSPIYKHRRYRTEKSWAYLITAIIAYIPANLYPMLITSQFGSREESTIIGGVILLWEHGSYPIAAIIFFASIMIPIVKFLVLIYLLISVKYPIGKDSKVNKHKLYYMTEAIGPWSMIDVFVVAILMALIHLSNIEIIAGTAATAFALSVFFTLLAAHAFDESLIKENR encoded by the coding sequence ATGATAGAGATCAATGAAAAAGATCTGCTGCGATGTCCGACCTGCGAAGCGGTCAATCTGGACAAAGGAGATGCAAATATCTGTCGTCGCTGCGGCTCCCCTATCTATAAGCATAGACGCTACAGGACGGAAAAGAGCTGGGCTTATCTGATTACAGCGATCATTGCCTATATCCCGGCCAATCTCTATCCGATGCTGATCACTTCACAGTTCGGCAGCCGGGAGGAAAGTACGATCATCGGAGGTGTTATTCTTTTGTGGGAGCATGGTTCCTACCCGATTGCTGCCATTATCTTCTTTGCCTCCATTATGATACCGATTGTGAAGTTCCTTGTCTTGATTTATCTGTTAATTAGTGTAAAATACCCCATAGGAAAAGACAGCAAGGTGAACAAACACAAACTTTACTACATGACAGAGGCGATCGGCCCATGGTCAATGATAGATGTTTTCGTTGTGGCGATACTCATGGCGCTGATCCATTTGTCGAACATTGAGATCATTGCGGGAACAGCGGCTACGGCTTTCGCGCTTTCTGTCTTCTTCACCCTTTTGGCAGCACATGCCTTCGACGAAAGCCTGATTAAGGAGAACAGATAA
- a CDS encoding intermembrane transport protein PqiB, with translation MPEQLPQVEESTKFNFFTSIWIVPFIALIIAGWLAYQYYSELGPEIKIIFPSNQGLKAGQSQIKYKDVPVGTITKITLQEDGEGVVVIARMDKVAEPYLNEDTKFWIVKPELGISGISGLDTLISGNYIGITGRKWGKFKKNFVGLDHAFRSEMKGEYYVLRSLRGDSSVKQGTPVYLKNIRVGRVEYVLLGLDDIFVDVIIFIDKRYTPYVHTDSKFWVRSTLDAELVNGALDVTLAPFTDLLQGAIEFSSSGYDRNRSIPFDFTFLLHRNKNAVNTKKIGHAQKEIELFMLNTEESIAKLKIGSPVRYDGFKIGSVIEITLSYDKQTHKMKGKVITEIDTSVFDDLSDANDTGKENLYRAVTEGLRARIDTIDPITGRLYVNLLFTDNDSNKTIEQASGQHPVIPTVCSINGDMMAGLSKIMDKINRLPIEELVASLNKVVKESEKPVANANVVLEDLKTTVKNLNALTSKKSFAAMPDEVDRALKELTKTLKTTQKVVKGYGNNSLLSRQIADALKIVTQTSKEMQLFLKMLNRKPNSLIFGDK, from the coding sequence ATGCCGGAACAGTTACCTCAGGTAGAGGAATCGACCAAATTCAATTTTTTTACCTCTATCTGGATCGTCCCTTTCATCGCTTTGATCATTGCAGGATGGCTGGCATACCAGTACTATTCCGAACTCGGACCTGAGATCAAGATCATTTTTCCAAGCAATCAGGGGTTGAAAGCAGGACAGAGCCAGATAAAGTACAAAGATGTGCCTGTGGGTACGATCACCAAGATCACTCTGCAGGAAGACGGGGAAGGTGTTGTGGTGATCGCACGTATGGACAAGGTGGCGGAACCGTACCTGAATGAAGATACCAAGTTCTGGATCGTCAAACCCGAACTCGGTATCTCCGGTATTTCTGGTCTCGATACACTTATTTCCGGGAATTACATAGGTATTACCGGAAGAAAATGGGGCAAGTTCAAAAAGAATTTTGTGGGACTTGACCATGCCTTCAGGAGTGAGATGAAAGGGGAGTACTATGTGCTTCGCTCTCTCCGGGGGGACAGCTCAGTCAAACAGGGAACACCGGTCTACCTCAAAAATATCAGGGTAGGGCGTGTGGAATATGTGCTGCTTGGTCTGGATGATATTTTCGTTGATGTGATCATTTTCATCGATAAAAGGTATACTCCCTATGTGCATACCGATTCAAAATTCTGGGTGCGCAGTACCCTTGATGCCGAACTGGTAAACGGTGCACTGGATGTGACCCTTGCACCGTTTACCGACCTTCTGCAGGGAGCCATTGAATTCTCAAGCAGCGGATATGACAGAAATAGAAGCATTCCGTTCGATTTCACTTTCCTTTTGCATCGCAACAAGAATGCCGTCAATACCAAAAAGATAGGCCATGCCCAAAAAGAGATAGAGCTTTTTATGCTCAATACCGAAGAGTCCATTGCCAAACTCAAGATCGGCTCTCCGGTAAGATATGACGGTTTCAAGATCGGTTCGGTCATCGAGATCACTCTCTCTTACGACAAGCAGACACACAAGATGAAAGGAAAAGTGATCACGGAGATAGACACTTCCGTTTTCGATGACCTTTCTGACGCGAATGACACAGGAAAAGAGAACCTCTACCGTGCTGTGACCGAAGGTCTGCGTGCACGTATCGACACCATAGACCCCATTACCGGCAGACTCTATGTCAATCTGCTCTTTACAGACAATGACAGCAACAAAACCATAGAACAGGCCAGTGGACAGCATCCGGTCATACCAACGGTATGTTCGATCAATGGAGATATGATGGCAGGACTTTCAAAGATCATGGACAAGATCAACAGACTGCCGATAGAAGAGCTGGTCGCCTCCCTCAACAAGGTGGTCAAGGAGAGCGAAAAACCTGTTGCCAATGCCAATGTGGTACTGGAAGACCTCAAGACAACTGTCAAGAATCTCAATGCCTTGACAAGCAAGAAATCGTTTGCAGCGATGCCCGATGAGGTCGACAGAGCACTAAAAGAACTGACAAAGACCTTGAAAACAACGCAGAAAGTGGTCAAAGGCTACGGCAACAACTCACTGCTCAGCCGTCAGATCGCCGATGCACTCAAGATCGTCACGCAGACATCCAAAGAGATGCAGCTGTTCCTCAAGATGCTCAACCGCAAACCGAATTCCCTCATATTTGGAGATAAATAA